From a region of the Nitrospirota bacterium genome:
- a CDS encoding DUF2283 domain-containing protein, giving the protein MGKEIKIAYDDEGDILDVSLGEPKEAISKEVEADFFLRVSPVNGEVVGFSILNFRKWFKDAKDVKTLPVKAELVPSS; this is encoded by the coding sequence ATGGGAAAAGAAATAAAGATAGCTTATGATGATGAGGGAGATATACTGGATGTCTCTTTGGGCGAGCCTAAAGAGGCAATCTCTAAGGAAGTAGAGGCTGATTTCTTTCTCAGGGTTAGTCCTGTTAATGGTGAGGTGGTTGGGTTTTCAATTCTAAACTTTAGGAAATGGTTTAAAGATGCAAAGGATGTTAAGACCCTTCCTGTTAAAGCTGAGCTTGTCCCTTCATCCTGA